One part of the Alosa alosa isolate M-15738 ecotype Scorff River chromosome 4, AALO_Geno_1.1, whole genome shotgun sequence genome encodes these proteins:
- the LOC125292986 gene encoding immunoglobulin-like and fibronectin type III domain-containing protein 1, with protein MIKKSKVTDQTAVGQVGIKKRSKVPGVMVTQWVEEIPEGMTTPDFIRKPIALTIQEGKLALFKAVICGDPKPELTWRRAKGELSDEGKFEQKYDETTGEYSLVITKVTGAEADTYKCYAHNEYGKAVCTATLNVIEVGFKKNKVVLEDTEVDPAEFRKMLRKRKGKEKEEQKKDAGEVDEKFWEILMSADKKDYERICAEFGVTNFRWMLKKLNEIKKEREEEQKMYVEAISNLKHIEVKANGSASFQLDLELKDPASRIFLYKDGVMIPYTDNNDDTEIKHSLKRVGKTLVFSVKDLLPEDAGLYQVDVEEVNMFSTDFKIPMVDFIVKLQEVKAKEREDALFECVLSHPFGRIQWLGKNVALEDGNKYSITMSDDKLIHRLLVKDCMQLDKGIYCAIAGIKTCSAWLIVEADSDPANKGKKVARKTTQAGGAGVDLEKLAQEQQEKLVRDREEAERLRAEAAQAVAEAADGADGKGQGSGVGDGSGKDGSGKDGSGKDGSGKDGSGKDGSGKDGSGKDGSGKDGSGKDGSGRGTDVDGSKLKGKGNSDGSGKRGANDGSGLSKGKDDGKDSNDNLNKDSLNDGIDPNAQSGQINEEGKDGKRAKRNKVQLGPDKVTGGYAGEREDWLETTSEEEEEKEGTLNGTQSEGGAGMQGNSTTSNPKRKDPARRRARQGSQQPGTATGGYAGEREDWLETTSEEEEEKEETLNGTQSEGGAGMQGNSTTSNPKRKDPARRRARQGSQQPGTATGSAGDAGGYVDDGVEVWNQKGTLEGGLTDLDSQGGQSKRDGAELQDSTADARAARRRARQGSLMPETVIDPGVQFVSGLSDVTALLGQPAELTCKLSSEQSEGAWYKDGKKLSADGEDGVILSKDGPSHKLLISKCEEEHSGRYRFEAEGRKSEATLYLKDPPRFNSDDLGKFSEPVIVRVGQNAVFKLPFEGRDPMKIQWYREGEELLDDTNVKIEKSLTQSRLLLSRCQRKESGEIKFRLRNEFGTTEAFSKLIVLDKPGPPQGPVEIVEASSQCIEIKWRPPKDDGGSPVKNYMVDRQQIGRNTWTKIGEIPGVSTYKDTNVDHGRKYCYRIRAITEEGISEMMETDDIMAGTLAFPGQPAAPKVASAFKDCINLTWTAPGDTGGSRIVGYNLEKRKKGSNVWSAVNPAGELIPEKKYAVKDVIAGMEYEFRVTAINVSGPSEPSPPSEFGIARDPKKPPGKVIDLRVTETTYITASITWTKPDEQPGVMDEAKGYFVEVRPAESLDWQRSNPTPIILTSYTIKGLKAMAMYWVRVIAMNEGGDGVPTDLDNYVLAIPPPVRPKFTSRNMQSFMVVCAGNTVRLNLAFEASPWPDVDWLKDGVPVTKRATISNSDGGSQLLIPSSERTDTGIYTIVVKNMVGQETFSIEVRVTDEPKPPGPIELEENVPGTVTVVWEPSPDEKRDDRLHYMVSQRDSTKRTWHTVADRLFNNKFTACNIMQGREYHFRVYAKNDMGLSSPSESPTWGTTKQKGKFVVNMPDYKTCNFQCAPAFLVPLKVRTAPKGYECYMSCAVKGNPLPRITWYHNNVSLNTNTNYLISNICGVCSILILRVGPRDEGEYTITVENPLGRAESSIKLNIRE; from the exons TGGGCATCAAGAAGCGATCCAAAGTCCCAGGTGTCATGGTCACACAGTGGGTGGAGGAAATCCCTGAGGGGATGACAACACCAGACTTCATTCGCAAACCCATCGCTTTAACCATCCAGGAGG GTAAATTGGCCCTTTTCAAAGCGGTCATATGTGGTGATCCGAAACCTGAGCTCACTTGGAGAAGAGCCAAGGGTGAACTCTCTGACGAAGGCAAATTTGAGCAGAAGTATGATGAGACCACTGGAGAGTATTCATTAGTG ATTACCAAGGTAACTGGAGCTGAGGCCGATACCTACAAATGTTATGCTCACAATGAATATGGGAAAGCAGTTTGCACAGCTACACTCAATGTCATTGAAG TTGGGTTCAAGAAAAACAAGGTTGTTTTGGAAGACACAGAAGTTG ATCCTGCTGAGTTCAGAAAGATGCTCAGAAAGAG gaaaggaaaggagaaggAAGAACAGAAGAAGGACGCAGGAGAAGTTGATGAAAAGTTCTGGGAGATCCTTATGAGTGCAGACAAGAAGGACTATGAACGTATTTGTGCTGAGTTTGGCGTCACCAATTTCCGCTGGATGTTGAAGAAACTCAATGAgataaagaaggaaagagaggaggagcaaAAGATG TATGTTGAGGCTATATCTAACCTGAAACACATTGAGGTGAAAGCAAACGGCTCTGCATCATTTCAACTTGACCTGGAGCTCAAAGACCCTGCCAGTAGGATTTTCCTCTACAAG GACGGTGTCATGATCCCGTACACGGACAACAATGATGATACAGAGATTAAACACAGCCTGAAGAGAGTTGGAAAGACTCTGGTGTTTTCTGTCAAAGACCTGCTACCTGAGGATGCTGGCCTCTACCAGGTGGATGTGGAGGAGGTCAACATGTTCTCTACTGATTTTAAGA TTCCTATGGTGGACTTCATCGTGAAACTCCAGGAGGTGAAGGCCAAAGAGCGCGAGGATGCCCTCTTTGAGTGTGTCCTCTCTCACCCCTTTGGCAGAATTCAATGGCTGGGCAAAAACGTGGCCCTGGAGGATGGGAACAAGTACTCAATCACTATGTCAGATGACAAACTTATCCACAGGCTGCTGGTGAAAGACTGCATGCAGCTGGACAAGGGCATCTACTGCGCTATAGCAGGCATTAAAACCTGCAGTGCCTGGCTGATCGTGGAGG CTGATTCCGACCCTGCTAATAAGGGCAAGAAGGTGGCCAGGAAGACAACGCAGGCTGGAGGCGCCGGGGTGGACCTGGAGAAGCTAGCCcaggagcagcaggagaagCTGGTGAGGGACAGGGAGGAAGCGGAGAGGCTGAGGGCCGAGGCAGCCCAGGCCGTCGCCGAAGCAGCTGATGGAGCAGATGGCAAGGGCCAAGGCTCTGGGGTAGGTGACGGGTCTGGGAAAGATGGGTCCGGAAAAGACGGGTCTGGAAAAGATGGTTCTGGAAAAGATGGCTCCGGAAAAGACGGGTCTGGAAAAGATGGGTCTGGAAAAGACGGGTCTGGGAAAGATGGTTCTGGAAAAGATGGCTCCGGACGTGGCACTGATGTGGATGGGTCCAAACTGAAGGGGAAGGGTAACAGTGACGGATCTGGAAAGAGAGGCGCCAATGATGGCAGTGGGCTGAGCAAAGGAAAAGACGATGGAAAAGATTCAAATGACAACCTAAACAAAG ATTCACTCAATGATGGCATTGACCCAAATGCACAATCAGGGCAAATCAATGAAGAGGGAAAAGATGGCAAGAGAGCCAAGAGAAATAAGGTGCAACTTGGTCCAGACAAGGTTACTG GAGGATAtgcaggagaaagagaagactgGCTTGAAACAACctcagaggaagaagaagagaaagaaggaacaCTGAATGGGACCCAGTCTGAAGGCGGAGCTGGCATGCAGGGTAACAGTACAACTTCCAATCCCAAAAGAAAGGATCCTGCCAGGCGACGTGCAAGGCAAGGTTCCCAGCAGCCCGGGACGGCCACTG GAGGATAtgcaggagaaagagaagactgGCTTGAAACAACctcagaggaagaagaagagaaagaagaaacacTGAATGGGACCCAGTCTGAAGGCGGAGCTGGCATGCAGGGTAACAGTACAACTTCCAATCCCAAAAGAAAGGATCCTGCCAGGCGACGTGCAAGGCAAGGTTCCCAGCAGCCCGGGACGGCCACTG GATCAGCAGGAGATGCTGGAGGTTACGTCGATGACGGAGTTGAAGTTTGGAACCAGAAAGGGACACTGGAGGGAGGCCTCACAGATTTAGATTCTCAAGGTGGTCAGTCTAAAAGAGACGGAGCTGAATTGCAGGACAGCACTGCGGATGCACGGGCTGCGCGGCGCCGTGCAAGACAAGGTTCTCTGATGCCTGAGACGGTCATTG ATCCTGGGGTTCAGTTTGTCAGTGGTCTATCGGATGTGACCGCCCTCTTGGGCCAGCCAGCGGAACTGACGTGTAAACTCAGCAGTGAGCAGAGTGAGGGGGCCTGGTACAAAGATGGGAAGAAG CTATCTGCAGATGGAGAAGATGGAGTAATCCTGTCTAAAGATGGGCCCAGCCATAAGTTATTGATTAGCAAGTGTGAAGAGGAACACTCAGGAAGGTACCGCTTTGAGGCCGAAGGTCGGAAATCGGAGGCTACATTATATTTAAAAG ATCCACCAAGATTCAACTCTGATGATTTGGGCAAATTCTCTGAGCCTGTGATTGTACGAGTAGGACAAAATGCAGTCTTTAAGTTGCCTTTTGAGGGCCGTGATCCAATGAAGATTCAGTGGTACAGGGAGGGCGAGGAGCTTCTGGACGACACCAATGTAAAAATCGAGAAGTCATTGACCCAGAGCAGGCTCCTCCTCAGCAGGTGCCAGCGCAAAGAGTCCGGAGAAATCAAGTTCCGACTGAGGAACGAGTTTGGCACAACAGAAGCCTTTTCAAAGCTAATTGTCCTTG ATAAACCAGGACCACCCCAGGGCCCAGTGGAAATTGTGGAAGCCTCCTCCCAATGCATCGAGATCAAGTGGAGACCACCGAAAGATGATGGTGGCTCGCCCGTGAAGAACTACATGGTGGATCGCCAGCAGATTGGTCGTAACACATGGACCAAAATCGGAGAGATTCCCGGCGTTTCCACCTACAAGGATACCAATGTGGACCACGGAAGGAAGTACTGCTACCGGATCCGGGCAATCACCGAGGAGGGAATAAGCGAGATGATGGAGACAGACGACATCATGGCAGGCACTTTGG CATTCCCAGGGCAGCCGGCTGCACCAAAAGTGGCAAGCGCCTTCAAGGACTGCATCAACTTGACTTGGACTGCCCCTGGTGATACGGGAGGCTCCCGTATCGTGGGCTACAACCTGGAGAAACGCAAGAAGGGCAGCAACGTCTGGAGTGCAGTAAACCCAGCAGGGGAACTCATACCAG AAAAGAAGTATGCTGTTAAAGATGTCATTGCTGGAATGGAGTATGAGTTCCGTGTGACAGCTATCAATGTCTCTGGTCCTAGTGAACCCAGTCCACCATCGGAGTTTGGGATTGCACGAGACCCTAAAA AGCCCCCAGGCAAAGTGATTGACCTGAGAGTGACTGAAACGACATACATCACTGCTTCAATCACCTGGACTAAGCCCGACGAACAGCCGGGGGTCATGGACGAGGCTAAGGGCTACTTTGTGGAGGTCAGGCCAGCAGAGAGCCTGGATTGGCAGAGGAGCAACCCCACACCCATCATTCTGACCTCCTACACCATTAAAGGTCTGAAGGCCATGGCTATGTACTGGGTGAGGGTCATTGCAATGAATGAGGGTGGAGATGGTGTGCCCACTGACCTGGACAACTATGTTTTGGCCATACCTCCCCCTG TTCGGCCAAAGTTCACTAGTCGCAACATGCAGAGTTTTATGGTTGTGTGCGCAGGGAACACAGTACGGCTCAATTTAGCCTTTGAA GCATCCCCTTGGCCAGACGTGGACTGGCTGAAAGATGGCGTTCCTGTCACCAAACGTGCAACCATCAGCAACTCAGATGGTGGATCTCAGCTCCTGATTCCGTCCTCTGAGCGCACCGACACAGGCATCTACACCATAGTGGTCAAGAACATGGTGGGCCAGGAGACCTTCAGTATTGAGGTCAGAGTAACAG ATGAGCCAAAGCCACCAGGCCCTATCGAGCTGGAGGAGAATGTGCCGGGCACGGTGACTGTGGTCTGGGAGCCGTCCCCGGACGAGAAGAGGGACGACCGGCTGCACTACATGGTGTCCCAGCGTGACTCCACCAAGCGGACCTGGCACACAGTCGCAGACAGGCTCTTCAATAACAAGTTCACCGCCTGCAATATCATGCAGGGGCGTGAATACCACTTCCGTGTCTATGCCAAGAACGACATGGGCTTGTCTTCCCCCTCCGAATCGCCCACATGGGGTACAACTAAGCAGAAAG GCAAATTTGTAGTCAACATGCCTGACTACAAAACCTGCAATTTCCAGTGCGCACCAGCCTTCCTGGTGCCCCTGAAGGTCCGTACGGCGCCCAAGGGCTATGAATGCTACATGAGCTGTGCTGTGAAGGGCAACCCGCTGCCCCGCATCACCTGGTACCATAACAACGTCAGcctcaacaccaacaccaactaCCTGATCTCCAACATCTGTGGCGTCTGCTCGATCCTCATCCTCAGGGTGGGGCCCAGGGATGAGGGAGAGTACACCATTACGGTTGAGAACCCACTGGGCCGGGCTGAGAGCTCCATCAAGCTCAATATTCGAG AATGA